From Enhydrobacter sp., the proteins below share one genomic window:
- a CDS encoding efflux RND transporter periplasmic adaptor subunit, with amino-acid sequence MRKRSKLVIAALAAAIVVTGGAFVWQNGKSAASEHRPGAAVTAGQRTIELIPAELHTIKPRGLVDTVRFTGATQPVDQTVVKSRVAGRLAEVLVREGDKVGKGELLARFETTELQARVNERRSAVEAARAELRWAARDRSDKEALAARNIVSQAAMDQSRAAAEQKASMVAVAEAQLDVAEKNLADAEVRAPFGGVIGERLANQGESLPIDGKILALLDTSRVEVAAQMPAADVVRMSVGQHASVTLEGFGEHVFPGRVTRISPTAQPGSRSILVFVEILERHDGLRGGLFGMGTINVKEKGHALAVPASAMRKDAEGDFVLAAENGMLVRKPVGAVRTWSRGELVEVKGLEAGMRVVSAPLPGLQAGQPVKIVETR; translated from the coding sequence ATGAGGAAGCGAAGCAAGCTCGTGATTGCCGCCCTCGCGGCGGCCATTGTCGTAACGGGCGGCGCCTTCGTCTGGCAAAACGGCAAGTCCGCCGCCTCGGAACACAGGCCTGGAGCGGCGGTAACGGCGGGCCAGCGCACGATCGAGCTGATCCCCGCGGAGCTGCATACGATCAAGCCGCGCGGCCTCGTGGATACGGTGCGCTTCACCGGCGCGACACAGCCGGTCGACCAGACCGTGGTCAAGAGCAGGGTCGCCGGCCGCCTCGCCGAGGTCCTCGTGCGTGAGGGCGACAAGGTCGGCAAAGGCGAGCTGCTTGCCCGCTTCGAGACGACGGAGCTCCAGGCGCGGGTCAACGAGAGGCGCTCGGCCGTCGAGGCCGCCCGCGCGGAGCTGCGCTGGGCTGCCCGCGACCGCTCCGACAAGGAGGCGCTCGCGGCCCGTAACATCGTGAGCCAGGCGGCGATGGACCAGTCCCGCGCCGCGGCCGAGCAAAAGGCCTCGATGGTCGCGGTGGCTGAGGCCCAACTCGACGTCGCCGAGAAAAACCTGGCGGACGCCGAAGTGCGGGCACCGTTCGGCGGGGTGATCGGAGAGCGGCTCGCCAACCAGGGCGAATCACTCCCGATCGACGGCAAGATCCTCGCCCTGCTCGACACCAGCCGCGTCGAGGTCGCCGCCCAGATGCCGGCCGCCGATGTGGTCCGCATGAGCGTGGGCCAGCATGCCTCGGTCACGCTCGAGGGCTTCGGCGAACACGTCTTCCCCGGCCGCGTCACGCGCATCAGCCCGACGGCGCAACCGGGCTCGCGATCGATCCTGGTCTTCGTCGAGATCCTCGAACGGCACGACGGGCTGCGCGGCGGCCTGTTCGGCATGGGCACCATCAACGTCAAGGAGAAGGGCCACGCGCTGGCCGTCCCGGCCTCCGCCATGCGCAAGGACGCCGAAGGGGATTTCGTTCTCGCCGCCGAGAACGGCATGCTGGTGCGCAAGCCAGTCGGCGCGGTCCGCACCTGGTCGCGCGGCGAGCTGGTCGAGGTCAAGGGTCTGGAGGCAGGTATGCGCGTGGTTTCCGCGCCGCTCCCCGGCCTGCAGGCGGGCCAGCCGGTCAAGATCGTCGAGACGCGCTAG
- a CDS encoding efflux RND transporter permease subunit, producing the protein MWLTRVAVDNPVFATMMMVALLVMGLFSYRQLGIDQFPNVDFPVVVVTTDYPGASPETVETEISRKIEEAINAVAGIKALTSRSFEGRSIVIAEFELSVSSAVATQDVREKVQQVRAGFRPEVKEPLIQRFNPDDQPVVSIAVRSDIRGVRELTTLTDQVILKRLQTVRDVGRATIAGGVKRQINVELDPERMQALRVGVNDIMQAIREENQNFPAGNVQRGNDDRIVEVTGRVVEPGQFADLIVARRGAAPVYLRQVATVVDGQQERDNVAILNGAPALAVDVVKTQGANTIEVARGVRQAVAELRKTLPPDVKLDIVRDSSRGIQSSVDNVQRTMIEGGLLTIAIVFLFLHSWRSTVITGLALPISVMGAFMVMAAFGFTMNVLTLMALSLAIGILIDDAIVVRENITRHIGFGKSHRQAALDGTNEIGLAVLATTFCIVAVFLPVAFMGGIIGRFFFQFGVMVTAAVLISLFVSFTLDPMLSSVWYDPQAHGTGRFARIVNAVQDRVAGIYRVILGWSLRRPKSTLLIAATIFLGSFALPKYIGFEFVPQADLGEQVVSIETPVGSSLDYTEAKLRQVEAALREFPEIEYTYGTVNTGYANGKNQASLYLKLKPLDQRTRSPERLAQPIRERLARIPGILVSINIPGGPGGGVQKMLQLSLQGPDMTVLDTISQDVMARAAAIPGLVDLDRNLKAAKPILSVRLRRDAASDLGLGTAMVAQSLRPLFAGDETSLWRAPDGENYTVMVRLPLDDRSGVSDLHRIWFTAGTEPSGLPRMVHIAQIADIESDVGASQINRRDLNREVQITANASGRSTGEVSSDLQKVLEATPLPPGYRFVFGGSTKDMNESAAYAGQALLLAVILIYLILASQFGSFLQPVAIMMSLPMSLVGVFLGLLIAGTTLNIFSAIGFIMLMGLVTKNAILLVDFFNQARARGMAVDEALLEAGSIRLRPILMTTLAMIFGMIPLALGLGEGASQRAPMAHAVIGGLISSTLLTLVVVPVVLVYIDRAGQWAKRHFSRSADEAAAMHKPAE; encoded by the coding sequence ATGTGGCTGACCCGAGTAGCGGTCGACAATCCGGTCTTCGCCACCATGATGATGGTGGCGCTGCTGGTGATGGGCCTGTTCTCCTATCGCCAGCTCGGCATCGACCAGTTCCCCAATGTCGACTTCCCAGTGGTCGTGGTGACCACCGACTATCCGGGGGCCTCGCCGGAGACGGTCGAGACCGAGATCAGCCGCAAGATCGAGGAGGCGATCAACGCCGTCGCCGGGATCAAGGCGCTGACCTCGCGCTCCTTCGAGGGCCGCTCGATCGTCATCGCCGAGTTCGAGCTCTCGGTATCCTCCGCCGTCGCCACGCAGGACGTGCGCGAGAAGGTCCAGCAGGTCCGCGCCGGCTTCCGGCCCGAGGTCAAGGAGCCCCTGATCCAGCGCTTCAATCCGGACGACCAGCCGGTGGTGTCGATCGCGGTGCGATCCGACATCCGCGGCGTGCGCGAGCTGACGACGCTCACCGACCAGGTGATCCTCAAACGCCTCCAGACGGTGCGCGACGTAGGCCGCGCGACGATCGCCGGCGGCGTCAAACGCCAGATCAACGTCGAGCTCGATCCCGAGCGGATGCAGGCGCTGCGCGTCGGCGTCAACGACATCATGCAGGCGATTCGCGAGGAGAACCAGAATTTCCCCGCCGGCAACGTTCAGCGCGGCAACGACGACCGGATCGTCGAAGTCACCGGCCGGGTCGTCGAGCCTGGCCAGTTCGCCGACCTGATCGTCGCGCGCCGCGGCGCAGCACCCGTCTATCTCCGCCAGGTCGCCACCGTCGTCGACGGCCAGCAGGAGCGCGACAACGTCGCCATCCTCAATGGGGCGCCGGCGCTCGCCGTCGACGTCGTCAAGACGCAGGGAGCCAACACGATCGAGGTGGCACGCGGCGTGCGCCAGGCGGTCGCCGAGTTGCGGAAGACGCTGCCGCCCGACGTGAAGCTCGACATCGTGCGCGACAGCTCGCGCGGGATTCAGAGCTCGGTCGACAACGTGCAACGTACGATGATCGAAGGCGGCCTGCTCACTATCGCCATCGTCTTCCTGTTCCTGCATTCATGGCGCAGCACGGTGATAACCGGCCTCGCCCTGCCGATCTCCGTCATGGGCGCCTTCATGGTGATGGCCGCCTTCGGCTTTACCATGAACGTGCTGACGTTGATGGCGCTGAGCCTGGCGATCGGCATCCTGATCGACGATGCGATCGTGGTGCGCGAGAACATCACGCGCCACATCGGCTTCGGCAAGAGCCATCGGCAGGCCGCCCTCGACGGCACCAACGAGATCGGGCTCGCCGTGCTGGCCACGACATTCTGCATCGTCGCGGTTTTCCTGCCCGTCGCCTTCATGGGCGGCATCATCGGCCGCTTCTTCTTCCAGTTCGGCGTCATGGTGACGGCGGCGGTGCTGATCTCGCTGTTCGTCTCGTTCACCCTCGACCCGATGCTGTCGTCGGTATGGTACGATCCGCAGGCGCACGGCACGGGGCGCTTCGCGCGCATCGTCAACGCCGTCCAGGACCGCGTCGCCGGCATCTACCGTGTCATCCTCGGCTGGTCGCTGCGTCGGCCCAAGAGCACGCTGCTGATCGCCGCGACGATTTTCCTGGGTTCGTTCGCCTTGCCGAAGTACATCGGCTTCGAATTCGTGCCCCAGGCCGACCTCGGCGAGCAGGTCGTGTCGATCGAGACGCCGGTCGGCTCGTCGCTCGACTACACCGAGGCCAAGCTGCGACAGGTCGAGGCGGCGCTGCGCGAGTTCCCCGAGATCGAATACACCTACGGCACCGTCAACACCGGTTACGCCAACGGCAAGAACCAGGCGAGCCTCTATCTCAAGCTGAAGCCGCTCGACCAGCGCACGCGCTCGCCTGAACGCCTGGCCCAGCCGATCCGCGAGCGCCTGGCGCGCATTCCGGGCATCCTCGTATCGATCAATATTCCGGGCGGCCCCGGCGGCGGCGTCCAGAAGATGCTGCAGCTCTCGCTGCAGGGCCCCGACATGACCGTCCTCGACACGATCTCGCAGGACGTGATGGCCCGCGCGGCGGCCATTCCCGGCCTGGTCGACCTCGACCGCAACCTGAAGGCCGCCAAGCCGATCCTGTCGGTACGCCTGCGCCGCGACGCGGCGTCCGACCTCGGCCTCGGCACGGCGATGGTGGCGCAGTCGCTACGCCCCCTGTTCGCCGGCGACGAAACCAGCCTGTGGCGCGCGCCGGACGGCGAGAACTACACCGTCATGGTGCGGTTGCCGCTCGACGACCGGTCGGGCGTTTCCGACCTGCACCGCATCTGGTTCACCGCCGGCACCGAGCCCAGTGGACTGCCGCGCATGGTCCATATCGCCCAGATCGCCGACATCGAGAGCGACGTCGGCGCCTCACAGATCAACCGCCGCGACCTCAACCGCGAGGTTCAGATCACCGCCAACGCGTCGGGCCGCTCGACCGGCGAGGTGAGCAGCGATCTGCAGAAGGTGCTCGAGGCGACCCCGTTGCCGCCAGGCTACCGGTTCGTGTTCGGCGGCTCCACCAAGGACATGAACGAAAGCGCCGCGTATGCCGGCCAGGCCCTCCTGCTGGCCGTCATCCTGATCTACCTGATCCTGGCGTCCCAGTTCGGCAGCTTCCTGCAGCCGGTCGCCATCATGATGTCGCTGCCGATGTCGCTGGTCGGCGTCTTCCTCGGCCTGCTGATCGCCGGCACGACGCTCAACATCTTCTCCGCCATCGGCTTCATCATGCTGATGGGCCTCGTGACCAAGAACGCCATCCTGCTGGTCGATTTCTTCAACCAGGCGCGCGCCCGCGGCATGGCGGTCGACGAGGCGCTGTTGGAAGCCGGCTCGATCCGGCTGCGGCCCATCCTGATGACCACCCTCGCCATGATCTTCGGCATGATCCCGCTGGCTCTCGGCCTCGGCGAGGGGGCCAGCCAGCGCGCACCGATGGCGCATGCCGTGATCGGCGGCCTGATCAGCTCGACCCTGCTCACCCTGGTCGTGGTGCCAGTCGTGCTGGTCTATATCGACCGGGCCGGCCAATGGGCGAAGCGCCACTTCAGCCGGTCCGCCGACGAGGCGGCTGCCATGCACAAGCCGGCCGAGTAG
- a CDS encoding N-acetyltransferase encodes MPDDLPTIGLRVVDSLAAVDPIQWDACALAPGAAGNPFLSHGFLKALEDSKSVGRRTGWAPQHLLAEAADGTLVGAAPLYMKSHSQGEYIFDHGWAQAFERAGGRYYPKLQLAIPFTPVPGPRLFARPGPLEDAVRDAMIDMLAGIANDNGISSVHATFCSEADWRRFGARGWLLRLGQQYHWHNDGYRTFDDFLAALSSRKRKAIRKEREAVRRDGLRVRPLSGDEIRPEHWDAFFAFYMDTGGRKWGSPYLTRAFFDILGATMADKIVLVMAEADGRPVGGALNLKGDDTLYGRYWGCLESHAFLHFEACYYQAIDYAIIHGLQRVEAGAQGDHKIQRGYLPVATHSAHWIVDPGFRRAVDDYLERERLAVEQEIEGLKEYTPFRKENE; translated from the coding sequence ATGCCAGACGACCTCCCGACCATCGGTCTGCGCGTCGTCGATTCGCTCGCCGCGGTCGACCCGATCCAGTGGGACGCCTGCGCCCTCGCCCCCGGTGCCGCCGGCAACCCCTTCCTGAGCCACGGTTTCCTGAAGGCGCTCGAGGATTCCAAGTCGGTCGGGCGCCGTACCGGCTGGGCGCCCCAGCATCTGCTGGCCGAGGCGGCGGACGGCACCCTCGTCGGCGCCGCGCCGCTCTACATGAAGAGCCACAGCCAAGGCGAGTACATCTTCGACCATGGCTGGGCCCAGGCCTTCGAACGCGCCGGCGGCCGCTACTATCCCAAGCTCCAGCTCGCCATCCCGTTCACTCCGGTGCCGGGGCCGCGCCTGTTCGCCCGGCCCGGCCCGCTCGAGGACGCGGTGCGCGACGCCATGATCGACATGCTGGCCGGCATCGCCAACGACAACGGCATCAGCTCCGTTCATGCCACCTTCTGCAGCGAGGCCGACTGGCGCCGGTTCGGCGCGCGCGGCTGGCTGCTGCGGCTCGGGCAACAGTACCACTGGCACAACGACGGCTACCGCACCTTCGACGACTTCCTCGCCGCCCTGTCGTCGCGCAAGCGCAAGGCGATTCGCAAGGAACGCGAAGCGGTGCGCCGCGACGGCCTGCGCGTGCGGCCGCTGAGCGGCGACGAGATCCGGCCCGAGCATTGGGACGCCTTCTTCGCCTTCTACATGGACACCGGCGGTCGCAAATGGGGCTCGCCCTACCTGACGCGCGCCTTCTTCGACATCCTGGGCGCCACCATGGCCGACAAGATCGTGCTGGTGATGGCCGAGGCCGACGGCCGGCCTGTCGGCGGCGCGCTCAACCTCAAGGGCGACGACACGCTCTACGGCCGCTATTGGGGTTGCCTCGAAAGCCACGCCTTTCTGCATTTCGAGGCCTGCTACTACCAGGCCATCGACTACGCGATCATCCACGGGCTGCAGCGTGTCGAGGCGGGCGCCCAGGGCGACCACAAGATCCAGCGTGGCTACCTGCCGGTGGCGACCCACTCGGCGCACTGGATTGTCGATCCCGGCTTCCGCCGCGCCGTCGACGACTACCTCGAGCGCGAACGCCTCGCGGTCGAGCAGGAGATCGAGGGCCTGAAGGAATACACACCGTTCCGGAAGGAGAACGAGTAG
- the clpA gene encoding ATP-dependent Clp protease ATP-binding subunit ClpA, with amino-acid sequence MLSKNLEKSLHRAFALAGERRHEYATLEHLLLAMTEDDDATPVLKACGVDVDRLRHDLETFIDNRLKGIVTQTPSEPLPTAGFQRVVQRAAVHVQSSGRKEVTGANVLVALFSERDSHAVSFLENQGMSRLDAVDYISHGKAKVPGRARARRVAGSDEENGGEAAAKQGNEALATYCVDLNQKAREGRVDPLIGREHEVERTIQVLCRRTKNNPLYVGEPGVGKTAIAEGLARKIIEGEVPDVLKESVIYALDMGALLAGTRYRGDFEERLKAVLAELKKKPNSVLFIDEIHTIIGAGATSGGSMDASNLLKPSLQSGELRCIGSTTYKEYRNYFEKDRALVRRFQKIDVPEPSIADAVQIMQGLKPVYEKHHHVTYTDDAIKASVELAARYIHDRKLPDKSIDVIDEVGAAQMLRPADARKTMIDVPDIEEIVAKIARIPPKSVSKDDTELLRNIDRDLKTVVFGQDKAIEQLAAAIKLARAGLRNPEKPIGSYLLAGPTGVGKTEVTRQLARLLGLELIRFDMSEYMERHSVSRLIGAPPGYVGFDQGGLLTDKVNQHPHCVILLDEIEKAHPDVFNILLQVMDYGKLTDHNGRTVDFRNVILCMTTNAGAADLARPAVGFGREVRIDEDDDTINRLFAPEFRNRLDAIIKFANLGPESMGKVVDKFVAELEVQLADRKVFIELSEGARRWLAEKGYDRLFGARPLARIIQEHVKKPLAEEVLFGKLSGGGTVRVDAEGDGDGRKLVFTFLPPERGALPPASQEPVLVE; translated from the coding sequence ATGTTGTCCAAGAACCTCGAGAAATCCCTCCATCGGGCGTTCGCGCTGGCGGGCGAGCGTCGGCACGAATATGCGACGCTCGAGCACCTGCTGCTGGCGATGACCGAAGACGATGACGCGACACCCGTGCTCAAGGCGTGCGGCGTCGATGTCGACCGCCTGCGGCACGACCTCGAGACCTTCATCGACAACCGGCTCAAGGGCATCGTCACGCAGACTCCGAGCGAGCCGCTGCCGACGGCGGGCTTTCAGCGCGTTGTCCAGCGCGCCGCTGTCCATGTGCAATCGTCGGGCCGCAAGGAAGTGACCGGCGCCAACGTGCTGGTTGCGCTGTTTTCCGAGCGCGACAGCCATGCCGTGTCGTTCCTCGAGAACCAGGGAATGTCGCGGCTCGACGCCGTCGACTACATCAGTCACGGCAAGGCCAAGGTTCCCGGCCGGGCGCGCGCGCGCCGGGTCGCGGGGTCGGACGAGGAGAACGGTGGCGAGGCTGCTGCCAAGCAGGGCAACGAGGCGCTCGCGACGTACTGCGTCGATCTCAACCAGAAGGCGCGCGAAGGCCGTGTCGATCCGCTGATCGGCCGCGAGCACGAGGTCGAGCGCACCATCCAGGTACTGTGCCGGCGTACCAAGAACAACCCGCTCTATGTCGGCGAGCCCGGTGTCGGCAAGACCGCCATCGCCGAAGGGCTGGCGCGAAAGATCATCGAGGGCGAGGTGCCGGACGTGCTGAAGGAATCGGTGATCTACGCGCTCGACATGGGCGCGCTGCTCGCCGGCACGCGTTACCGCGGCGACTTCGAGGAGCGGCTCAAGGCGGTCCTCGCCGAGCTCAAGAAGAAGCCGAACTCGGTGCTCTTCATCGACGAGATCCACACCATCATCGGCGCCGGGGCCACGTCGGGCGGTTCGATGGACGCGTCGAACCTGCTCAAGCCCTCGCTCCAGTCGGGTGAGCTGCGGTGCATCGGCTCGACCACCTACAAGGAGTATCGCAACTACTTCGAGAAGGATCGCGCCCTGGTGCGGCGCTTCCAGAAGATCGACGTGCCGGAACCCTCGATCGCGGATGCCGTGCAGATCATGCAGGGCCTCAAGCCGGTCTACGAGAAGCACCATCACGTCACCTACACGGACGATGCCATCAAGGCCTCGGTCGAGCTGGCGGCGCGCTACATCCACGACCGCAAGCTTCCCGACAAGTCGATCGATGTCATCGACGAGGTCGGCGCGGCGCAGATGCTCCGCCCGGCGGACGCGCGCAAGACCATGATCGACGTTCCCGACATCGAGGAGATCGTCGCCAAGATCGCGCGCATCCCGCCCAAGAGCGTGTCGAAGGACGACACCGAGCTGCTGCGCAACATTGATCGCGATCTGAAGACCGTCGTGTTCGGCCAGGACAAGGCGATCGAACAGCTCGCCGCCGCCATCAAGCTCGCGCGCGCCGGCCTGCGCAATCCGGAGAAGCCCATCGGCAGCTACCTGCTGGCCGGCCCGACCGGCGTGGGCAAGACCGAGGTGACGCGCCAGCTCGCGCGTTTGCTCGGGCTCGAGCTCATTCGCTTCGACATGTCGGAATACATGGAGCGCCACAGCGTCAGCCGCCTGATCGGCGCGCCGCCGGGCTATGTCGGTTTCGACCAGGGCGGACTGCTCACCGACAAGGTGAACCAGCATCCGCATTGCGTGATCCTGCTCGACGAGATCGAGAAGGCGCATCCGGATGTGTTCAACATCCTCCTGCAGGTGATGGACTACGGCAAGCTGACCGACCACAACGGGCGCACGGTGGACTTTCGTAACGTCATCCTGTGCATGACGACCAACGCCGGGGCGGCCGACCTCGCCAGGCCCGCGGTCGGCTTCGGCCGCGAGGTGCGGATCGACGAGGACGACGACACCATCAATCGCCTGTTCGCGCCGGAGTTTCGCAATCGTCTCGACGCGATCATCAAGTTCGCCAATCTCGGTCCCGAGAGCATGGGCAAGGTGGTGGACAAGTTCGTCGCCGAGCTCGAAGTGCAGCTCGCCGATCGCAAGGTCTTCATCGAGCTGTCCGAGGGTGCACGCCGCTGGCTGGCGGAGAAGGGCTACGATCGCCTGTTCGGTGCCCGGCCGCTCGCGCGAATCATCCAGGAGCACGTGAAGAAGCCGCTGGCCGAGGAAGTGCTGTTCGGCAAGCTCTCGGGCGGCGGCACGGTGCGCGTCGACGCCGAGGGCGACGGCGATGGGCGCAAGCTCGTCTTCACCTTCCTGCCGCCCGAACGCGGGGCGCTGCCGCCGGCCAGCCAGGAACCGGTGCTGGTTGAGTGA
- the clpS gene encoding ATP-dependent Clp protease adapter ClpS has protein sequence MSVQSTASDWHGDGSRLGGPKEPPGGPPQQPPRRDDGDNEDGRAGALTLTRTRTKKPSMYKVLMLNDDYTPMEFVVDVLQHIFQKNREEATKIMLHVHQKGVGVCGVYTYEVAETKVTQTVDYARKNQHPLQCTLEKE, from the coding sequence ATGTCAGTGCAGAGCACCGCAAGCGATTGGCACGGCGACGGCAGTCGGCTGGGTGGCCCCAAGGAGCCGCCCGGCGGTCCGCCGCAGCAACCGCCGCGCCGCGACGATGGCGACAACGAGGATGGGCGCGCCGGTGCACTGACGCTGACCCGCACCCGCACCAAGAAGCCGTCGATGTACAAGGTGTTGATGCTGAACGACGACTACACTCCCATGGAGTTCGTGGTCGACGTGCTTCAGCACATCTTCCAGAAAAATCGGGAAGAGGCGACCAAGATCATGCTGCATGTCCACCAGAAGGGCGTCGGCGTGTGCGGTGTGTACACTTACGAGGTCGCCGAGACCAAGGTGACCCAGACGGTCGACTACGCGCGCAAGAATCAGCACCCGCTGCAATGCACGCTCGAGAAAGAGTAG
- a CDS encoding D-alanyl-D-alanine carboxypeptidase: protein MTHPFARPAAGLFWFAACLFLVATTLPTAVEAQTSAVKRASTKARTTKVARPAASTWAPNPAVRAKDAYLIVDATTGRELLSDHAEELRHPASLTKLMTLYLTFAALDSGRLSLDDTLPVSVQAANAPPTKMGVGRGAVITVRDAAMGLITRSANDAAIVLAEAMAGSEDNFARLMTQRARQLGMASTVFRNASGLPSREQVTTARDMARLAHALLRDFPHYYAVFSAQSYGYRGRVLENHNRMLANYAGADGLKTGYTAASGFNLVMSAVRDDRRLIGVVMGGNTAFQRDRQMADLMDRGFAHAHALRLAGWQWPQMPARARYQAAHFVPGIAGPALARAPQPASPTQVEAVLASMRAAPASNAAPVGDGGATPSAGSWVIQVGSFADSRAAELALQRASSALPDPIRANSAISVDEVQMAHKTFHRARVTNLSQEEALEGCKRLEARKIYCAALEVTAWNTPGAR from the coding sequence ATGACACACCCCTTTGCGCGCCCGGCGGCAGGCCTGTTCTGGTTTGCCGCCTGTCTCTTTCTTGTAGCCACGACCCTGCCGACCGCTGTCGAAGCGCAGACGTCGGCCGTCAAGCGCGCCTCCACGAAGGCCCGCACGACCAAGGTTGCACGCCCTGCCGCCTCGACCTGGGCGCCCAATCCCGCGGTCCGCGCCAAGGATGCCTATCTGATCGTCGACGCCACGACCGGGCGGGAACTGCTTTCGGATCATGCCGAGGAGCTGCGCCATCCCGCATCGCTCACCAAATTGATGACGCTCTACCTAACGTTCGCGGCGCTCGATTCGGGTCGTCTGTCGCTCGACGACACCCTGCCGGTCTCCGTTCAGGCAGCGAACGCGCCGCCGACCAAGATGGGAGTCGGCAGGGGGGCAGTCATCACGGTGCGTGACGCCGCCATGGGCCTGATCACGCGCTCGGCAAACGACGCCGCCATCGTGCTGGCGGAGGCGATGGCCGGCTCGGAGGACAACTTCGCCCGGCTGATGACCCAGAGAGCGCGCCAACTCGGCATGGCATCGACGGTATTTCGCAACGCCTCGGGGCTGCCCAGCCGCGAGCAGGTGACGACCGCGCGCGACATGGCCCGCCTCGCCCATGCCCTGTTGCGCGACTTTCCGCACTACTACGCGGTGTTCTCCGCCCAGAGCTACGGTTATCGCGGACGCGTGCTGGAGAACCACAATCGCATGTTGGCGAACTACGCCGGTGCCGACGGCCTCAAGACCGGATACACTGCGGCATCGGGCTTCAATCTGGTGATGTCGGCCGTCCGCGATGACCGCCGGCTGATCGGCGTGGTCATGGGCGGCAACACCGCGTTCCAGCGCGACCGCCAGATGGCCGACTTGATGGACCGCGGCTTCGCTCATGCCCACGCGTTGCGGCTTGCAGGCTGGCAGTGGCCGCAGATGCCGGCGCGCGCGCGCTACCAGGCGGCACACTTCGTGCCGGGAATCGCGGGCCCTGCCCTCGCGCGCGCACCGCAGCCGGCATCGCCCACCCAGGTCGAGGCCGTGCTGGCGTCGATGCGTGCCGCGCCGGCGTCGAACGCCGCGCCCGTTGGCGATGGTGGCGCCACCCCTTCGGCCGGAAGCTGGGTGATCCAGGTTGGCTCGTTTGCCGATTCGCGCGCCGCCGAACTCGCCCTGCAACGGGCGTCGTCCGCCCTCCCCGACCCGATTCGCGCCAACAGCGCCATCTCGGTCGACGAGGTGCAGATGGCCCACAAGACATTCCACCGCGCGCGCGTCACCAACCTCTCGCAGGAAGAGGCACTGGAAGGCTGCAAGCGTCTGGAGGCGCGGAAAATCTACTGCGCCGCCCTCGAGGTCACTGCCTGGAATACGCCGGGTGCGCGCTGA
- a CDS encoding gamma-glutamylcyclotransferase codes for MMRFFFYGTLLDRDVMALVIGRRLSPAAYRPAWLAGHVRRRVKGASYPIVLRDPRAEVAGMVVGGLSGRDVARLAAYEGPGYRIAPLKVRLGGRLTTVAVFEPVQHRFQPTDGDWILTAWQWRYKRAFVDRLRRAFSAHPAYSRQ; via the coding sequence TTGATGCGCTTCTTCTTCTACGGAACGCTGCTCGACCGCGACGTCATGGCCCTGGTCATCGGCCGGCGCCTCTCGCCTGCCGCGTACCGGCCGGCCTGGTTGGCGGGCCACGTCAGGCGCCGCGTCAAGGGCGCGAGCTATCCGATCGTCTTGCGCGATCCACGCGCCGAGGTCGCGGGCATGGTGGTGGGCGGGCTGAGCGGCCGCGACGTGGCGCGGCTCGCCGCCTACGAAGGGCCGGGCTACAGGATAGCGCCGCTGAAGGTGAGGCTGGGCGGCCGGTTGACGACCGTGGCGGTGTTCGAGCCGGTCCAGCATCGCTTCCAGCCGACCGATGGCGACTGGATTCTGACCGCCTGGCAGTGGCGTTACAAGCGGGCGTTCGTCGACAGGCTGCGGCGCGCCTTCAGCGCGCACCCGGCGTATTCCAGGCAGTGA